The following DNA comes from Sporichthyaceae bacterium.
GTCGGCGAGCGCGGTGCGCTGGAAGACCGTCACCGGGGTCGCCCAGCGGACGATCTCATCGACCGCGCTCCCCGGCCGCTCCGCCTCACCTCTCTTCGAGAGGCCCGGCAGGACGTCGGCTATAGCGTTGAATATCAGGTCTATCTCCAGTCGCGCCAGGTTAGCACCGATGCAGTAGTGCGTCCCGGTTCCGCCGAAACCCAGGTGCGGATTCGGGCTGCGCATGATGTCGAACATCTCCGGGTTCTCGAAGACGTCCTCGTCGAAGTTGGCGCTGCGGTAGAAGATGCCGACCCGCTGGCCTTTCCTGATCTCCTGGCCGCCGAGGGTGGTGTCCGCCAGGGTGGTGCGCTGGAACACCGTCACCGGGGTCGCCCAGCGGACGATCTCGTCCGGAGCGGTGTTCGGCCGGTGCTGCCGGTACAGCTCCCACTGGTCCGGGTTGTCCAGGAAGGCGAGCATGCCGTGGCTGATCGCGTTCCTGGTGGTCTCGTTGCCGGCGACCGCCAGCAGGATCACGAAGAACCCGAATTCGTCGTCGCTGAGCGACTCGCCGTCGATCTCGGCACTGATCAGCTTGGTAACGATGTCGTCCATCGGGCACTTCTTGCGCTCCTCGGCCATCGCCATGCTGTAGCCGATGAGCTCGGTGGCCGCCACCGTCGGGTCGCCCTCGAACTCCGGGTCGTCGTAACCGATCATCTGGTTCGACCACTCGAAGATCTTGCGGCGGTCGTCTTGCGGGACGCCGATCAGCTCGGCGATGGCCTGCAGCGGAAGCTCGCAGGCGACGTCGGTGACGAAGTCGCCGGTTCCCTTCTCGACCGCGGCGCCCACGATCGAGGCAGCGCGCTCGGTCAGCACATCCTGAAGGCTGTTGATCGCCTTGGGCGTGAAGCCGCGGGAGATGATGCGCCGCTGCTTGGTGTGCTGCGGCGGGTCCATGTTCAGCAGGATGAGCCGCTGCGCCTCCAGTATGTCGCCCTCCAGCGGGGCCCCGTGCTGGATGATCGCCGTGTTCTCGCGCGAGGAGAAGACCTCGTTGCGCGATGCCTCCACGATGTCGGCGTGCTTGGTGACGGCCCAGTAGCCGCCGTCGCTGAACCCGGCCGCGCCGGGGGACTGCTCGCACCACCAGATGGGCGCGACCTTCCGCAGCTCCGCCAGCTCCGCGACGGGCAGTCCCGCGTGGCACAGGTCCGGATCGGTGGGGTCGAACCCGGCGGGGATGTTCGGCTCAGCCATCTTGGGTCCTCCTCGACTGTAACGCGTTCTAGTAGATTTAATCATGAGCAAGCTTCATTGTGAACACGCCATCGTGCCAGAATGAGAACACGTTCTAGTGTGATGGAACAGGAGATCCTCATGTCTTACGCGGTAATCGTCGAGGCGGCGCGGACCCCGATCGGCAAGCGCCGGGGCGGCCTGTCGGGCCTGCACCCGGCCGAGATCCTCGGCGCGGCGCAGGTCGCCGTCCTCGAGCGCTCCGGCGTGGACCCCGCCGAGATCGAGCAGATCACCGGGGGCTGCGTCACCCAGGCGGGCGCGCAGTCGTCCAACATCACCCGGACCGCGTGGCTGCACGCCGGGCTCCCGTACCAGACCGGGGCGCTGACGCTGGACGCGCAGTGCGGCTCGGCCCAGCAGGCCGTGCACCTCATCGCGGGGCTCATCGCCGCCGACGCGATCTCGGCCGGCATCGCCTGCGGCGTCGAGGCCATGTCCCGCGTGCCGCTCGGCTCCAACCTCAGCACCGGTGTCGGCAAGCCCAAGCCCGACTCCTGGGACATCGACATGCCGAACCAGTTCGTCGCCGCCGAGCGGATCGCCCGGCGGCGCGGCCTGACCCGGGAACAGATCGACGCGTTCGGCCTCGCGTCCCAGCGCAAGGCCGCCGCCGCGTGGGCCGACGGCCGCTTCAACCGCGAGGTCGTCCCGGTCAAGGCCCCGGTGATCGACAAGGCCACCGGGACTCCCACCGGCGAGACCCGCGTCGTCAGCCGGGACGAGGGACTGCGCGAGACCACGCTGGAGGGCCTGGCCGGTCTCAAGGCCGTCGTGCCGGACGGGCTGCACACGGCGGGCACGTCCTCGCAGATCTCCGACGGCGCCGCCGCCGTGCTCCTCATGTCCGCTGAGAAGGCAGCCGCCCTAGGCCTGAAGCCGCGCGCCGTCATCAGCCATCAGTGCCTCGTCGGCGTCGACCCCGTGCTGATGCTCACCGGGCCGATCGATGCCACCAACAAGCTCTTCGAG
Coding sequences within:
- a CDS encoding cytochrome P450 produces the protein MAEPNIPAGFDPTDPDLCHAGLPVAELAELRKVAPIWWCEQSPGAAGFSDGGYWAVTKHADIVEASRNEVFSSRENTAIIQHGAPLEGDILEAQRLILLNMDPPQHTKQRRIISRGFTPKAINSLQDVLTERAASIVGAAVEKGTGDFVTDVACELPLQAIAELIGVPQDDRRKIFEWSNQMIGYDDPEFEGDPTVAATELIGYSMAMAEERKKCPMDDIVTKLISAEIDGESLSDDEFGFFVILLAVAGNETTRNAISHGMLAFLDNPDQWELYRQHRPNTAPDEIVRWATPVTVFQRTTLADTTLGGQEIRKGQRVGIFYRSANFDEDVFENPEMFDIMRSPNPHLGFGGTGTHYCIGANLARLEIDLIFNAIADVLPGLSKRGEAERPGSAVDEIVRWATPVTVFQRTALAD
- a CDS encoding steroid 3-ketoacyl-CoA thiolase encodes the protein MSYAVIVEAARTPIGKRRGGLSGLHPAEILGAAQVAVLERSGVDPAEIEQITGGCVTQAGAQSSNITRTAWLHAGLPYQTGALTLDAQCGSAQQAVHLIAGLIAADAISAGIACGVEAMSRVPLGSNLSTGVGKPKPDSWDIDMPNQFVAAERIARRRGLTREQIDAFGLASQRKAAAAWADGRFNREVVPVKAPVIDKATGTPTGETRVVSRDEGLRETTLEGLAGLKAVVPDGLHTAGTSSQISDGAAAVLLMSAEKAAALGLKPRAVISHQCLVGVDPVLMLTGPIDATNKLFERSGLSMGDIDTVEINEAFASVVLAWERELKPDME